A genome region from Schaalia sp. 19OD2882 includes the following:
- a CDS encoding rhomboid family intramembrane serine protease, with protein MCIDCVVRTEVRSLCVDCAGTVRRARRSATRGPIVTYVMMGLCALVFLVDLVSPAVFQAMAFTPQVGQVEPWRFLTTAFLHGGLMHIFFNMLSLYWVGRALEEAMGAWRFALLYVLSAVGGSLAVLVWVLFAPATWTQVTVGASGAVFGLYAAVFVLQRKAGVDTRSVLVLLGVNLVYGFMVPNVSWQAHLGGMVVGALVTWGLVALARPRPGVTAKAQDMRSVATGVAMAVALAGLVLLTYRVLFEVLG; from the coding sequence ATGTGCATCGACTGTGTCGTGCGCACCGAGGTGCGCTCCCTGTGCGTGGACTGCGCGGGAACCGTGCGACGTGCGCGGCGTTCGGCGACCCGGGGCCCGATCGTCACCTACGTGATGATGGGCCTGTGCGCCCTGGTGTTCCTGGTCGACCTCGTCTCGCCGGCGGTCTTCCAGGCGATGGCCTTCACGCCCCAGGTGGGTCAGGTCGAGCCCTGGCGCTTCCTCACCACCGCCTTCCTGCACGGCGGGCTCATGCACATCTTCTTCAACATGCTCTCCCTGTACTGGGTGGGCCGCGCCCTGGAAGAGGCCATGGGTGCATGGCGCTTCGCCCTGCTGTACGTCCTGTCGGCGGTCGGCGGCTCACTGGCGGTGCTCGTGTGGGTGCTCTTCGCCCCGGCCACGTGGACGCAGGTCACGGTGGGGGCGTCGGGTGCAGTCTTCGGACTGTATGCGGCCGTGTTCGTCCTGCAACGCAAGGCCGGCGTGGACACCAGGTCCGTCCTGGTCCTGCTGGGTGTGAACCTGGTCTACGGCTTCATGGTGCCCAATGTGTCCTGGCAGGCGCACCTGGGTGGCATGGTCGTGGGCGCCCTGGTGACGTGGGGGCTGGTCGCCCTGGCAAGGCCTCGGCCGGGAGTGACTGCGAAGGCCCAGGACATGCGATCCGTCGCGACAGGTGTGGCCATGGCGGTGGCGCTTGCCGGACTGGTGTTGCTGACCTATCGGGTGCTCTTCGAGGTGCTCGGCTGA
- a CDS encoding adenosylhomocysteinase: MPLNLVRRFAAATNLLVCGQRFLVIPAIPGTDSAPSFDQDEAGALCDLLRALGAFPEVVASPDSLPPDSAWRLGSLDLSVFAAVLDLSGHVDSAPGTVLVSRRGDGRVSVVDPAGAPLESPHEVGQAAPTSALTQNGLPRRDPGDRAQESAPTASTGPASRRIAWARTHMPITVAAVQALATRGLLKGRRIGVSLVLEPKTAVLALLLAEAGAEVFVFGHASETRDDVADVLRGAGVTVFAESTADPAREEALARQFLAQGLHLLLDDGSHLIRMAHDPGRAPGALDHMIGCAEETTSGLRPLRTPGSASVPTDDRGQVGAEEPKGRADGFGQGEPPVRGLRQRTPVRPAIPVMASNDARSKTLFDNAYGTGQSCLMTALDLLDPDHSDRALARSGLVGTRVLVLGYGDVGRGFARLVRGLGGEVDVAEIDPVRLLQARMDGCGTGALGHEGALALAPGAHWIVSATGEPHTVTADLLAAARDGALCFVIGGVDQEIAVDQAVARGATWQTDPRRAVEHLRVPDRAGGPGPLVTILDRGGCLNCTAGEGNPIEIMDLSFAVQVAALEHLLLGEGALAPGIHLLPKEADDAVAAAAISLASASPALAPVTVKLVEKALKDESHGMTDESQQMNDESQTTDDKH, translated from the coding sequence GTGCCGCTGAACCTGGTCCGTCGATTCGCCGCCGCCACCAACCTGCTGGTGTGCGGGCAGCGTTTCCTCGTCATACCCGCAATTCCGGGGACCGACAGTGCCCCCTCTTTCGACCAGGACGAGGCCGGCGCCCTGTGCGATCTCTTGCGCGCTCTGGGCGCCTTTCCCGAGGTGGTCGCGTCGCCCGACTCTTTGCCACCCGATTCCGCGTGGCGGCTCGGCTCCCTCGACCTGTCGGTGTTCGCAGCCGTTCTGGACCTGTCGGGCCACGTCGATTCGGCACCGGGCACCGTCCTGGTGAGCAGGCGGGGCGATGGAAGGGTGAGCGTCGTGGACCCCGCAGGTGCGCCTCTGGAGAGTCCGCACGAGGTCGGCCAGGCCGCCCCGACCTCGGCGTTGACCCAGAATGGGCTCCCACGAAGGGATCCCGGCGACCGCGCGCAGGAGTCGGCCCCCACCGCCTCGACCGGACCCGCCTCACGGCGCATCGCTTGGGCGCGCACCCACATGCCCATCACGGTGGCGGCCGTGCAGGCCCTGGCCACACGTGGCCTGCTCAAAGGGCGGCGGATCGGCGTGTCCCTGGTCCTGGAGCCGAAGACGGCAGTCCTGGCCCTGTTGCTGGCCGAAGCCGGCGCAGAGGTCTTCGTCTTCGGGCACGCGTCCGAGACCCGCGACGACGTGGCCGATGTCCTGCGTGGGGCAGGTGTGACCGTCTTCGCAGAATCGACCGCGGACCCGGCGCGGGAGGAGGCTCTGGCGCGGCAATTCCTGGCCCAGGGTCTGCATCTGCTGCTGGACGACGGCTCTCACCTGATCCGAATGGCCCACGACCCTGGGCGTGCACCCGGCGCCCTGGACCACATGATCGGCTGTGCGGAAGAGACCACTTCCGGGTTGCGGCCGTTGCGCACGCCCGGTTCGGCAAGTGTGCCGACGGATGATCGGGGGCAGGTCGGGGCCGAAGAGCCGAAGGGACGGGCAGATGGCTTCGGCCAGGGCGAGCCGCCTGTCCGGGGTCTTCGGCAGCGCACCCCCGTGCGCCCCGCGATCCCTGTCATGGCCAGCAATGATGCGCGTTCCAAGACCCTTTTCGACAACGCTTACGGCACCGGCCAGTCCTGCCTCATGACGGCGCTTGACCTGTTGGACCCCGACCACTCGGATCGCGCACTGGCCCGCTCGGGCCTGGTCGGCACGCGAGTTCTGGTGCTCGGCTACGGGGACGTCGGGCGTGGTTTCGCGCGCCTGGTGCGCGGCCTCGGGGGTGAGGTGGACGTGGCCGAGATCGACCCGGTGCGTCTGCTGCAGGCGCGCATGGACGGCTGCGGGACCGGCGCCCTGGGGCACGAGGGCGCCCTCGCGTTGGCGCCGGGTGCGCACTGGATCGTCTCTGCCACGGGTGAGCCGCACACCGTCACTGCGGACCTCCTCGCTGCGGCCCGCGACGGCGCCTTGTGCTTCGTCATCGGCGGAGTCGACCAGGAGATCGCCGTTGACCAAGCCGTGGCACGCGGCGCCACATGGCAGACGGACCCTCGCCGAGCCGTCGAACACCTGCGCGTGCCCGACCGGGCGGGCGGGCCCGGACCACTCGTCACGATTCTGGACCGCGGGGGCTGCCTCAACTGCACCGCCGGTGAGGGCAACCCCATTGAGATCATGGATCTTTCCTTCGCCGTGCAGGTGGCTGCCCTGGAGCATCTGTTGCTCGGCGAGGGCGCCCTCGCCCCCGGGATCCATCTCCTGCCCAAGGAGGCGGATGACGCGGTGGCCGCCGCCGCCATCTCACTGGCCAGCGCCTCCCCCGCCCTGGCCCCAGTCACCGTGAAACTCGTCGAAAAAGCGCTGAAGGACGAATCTCACGGAATGACGGACGAATCCCAGCAAATGAACGACGAATCCCAGACCACTGACGACAAGCACTGA
- a CDS encoding ABC transporter substrate-binding protein gives MARRHQLTVLAAAALTTTFALAACGGGQTTPASGAQSDDTSGAQSQAQSSAPTLETVTPGKLTIATGDPAYSPWVEDNKPESGKGFEAAIAYAVAEELGFAKEDVVWTRTTFDAAIAPGAKDWDFNLQQYSITDERKKAVDFSSPYYTTAQVVLTTEDSPAAKATSLADLKDVLFGVQVGTTSQKVLKELVAPTKEPQVINNSVDVVAKLKAKQVDAIVVDLPTAFYLAGAELDNAKLVGQFADTSGGDELGLVLPKGSALTPAVTQAVDSLREKGTLDELAKKWLSDAASVPVLK, from the coding sequence ATGGCACGCCGTCACCAGCTCACCGTTCTGGCAGCCGCCGCGCTGACCACGACCTTCGCCCTCGCTGCCTGTGGAGGCGGCCAGACCACCCCCGCTTCGGGCGCCCAGTCCGACGACACCTCCGGCGCACAGTCGCAGGCCCAGTCCAGCGCCCCGACCCTGGAGACCGTCACCCCCGGCAAGCTCACCATCGCCACCGGCGACCCCGCCTACTCTCCGTGGGTCGAGGACAACAAGCCCGAGTCCGGCAAGGGCTTCGAGGCCGCCATCGCCTACGCGGTGGCCGAGGAGCTGGGCTTCGCCAAGGAGGACGTCGTGTGGACCCGCACCACCTTCGACGCCGCAATCGCCCCGGGCGCCAAGGACTGGGACTTCAACCTCCAGCAGTACTCGATCACGGATGAGCGCAAGAAGGCCGTCGACTTCTCCTCCCCGTACTACACGACCGCGCAGGTCGTCCTGACCACCGAGGACTCCCCGGCCGCCAAGGCCACCTCCCTGGCCGACCTCAAGGACGTCCTCTTCGGCGTCCAGGTGGGCACCACCAGCCAGAAGGTCCTCAAGGAACTCGTTGCTCCCACCAAGGAGCCGCAGGTCATCAACAACTCGGTCGACGTGGTCGCCAAGCTCAAGGCCAAGCAGGTCGACGCAATCGTCGTGGACCTGCCCACCGCCTTCTACCTGGCGGGCGCTGAGCTCGACAACGCCAAGCTGGTCGGCCAATTCGCCGACACCTCCGGCGGCGACGAGCTCGGCCTCGTCCTGCCCAAGGGTTCTGCGCTGACCCCAGCCGTCACCCAGGCCGTCGACTCCCTGCGTGAGAAGGGCACCCTGGACGAGCTCGCGAAGAAGTGGCTCTCGGACGCGGCCTCTGTCCCCGTCCTCAAGTGA
- a CDS encoding cupin domain-containing protein: protein MSATPSEAAAALVTRLGLEAHPEGGWFRRTWTAPTGVSTPRGQRATASAILFLLDEGEEAVWHFVHSDELWLWHGPGDLEVHLGGSGPEPVEDPAPTLLRGDEDGVVQILVPAGTWQRTFARADVALATCVVSPEFSYEDWELASEGQ, encoded by the coding sequence GTGAGCGCCACCCCCAGCGAGGCAGCCGCCGCCCTCGTGACCCGGCTCGGCCTGGAAGCACACCCCGAGGGCGGGTGGTTCCGCCGCACGTGGACGGCGCCCACCGGCGTGTCCACGCCGCGCGGGCAGCGGGCCACGGCCTCGGCGATCCTTTTCCTGCTGGACGAGGGCGAGGAAGCCGTGTGGCACTTTGTCCACTCCGACGAATTGTGGCTGTGGCACGGGCCCGGGGACCTCGAAGTGCACCTGGGCGGTTCGGGGCCGGAGCCCGTCGAGGACCCGGCGCCGACTCTGCTTCGCGGGGACGAGGACGGGGTCGTGCAGATCCTGGTTCCTGCGGGCACCTGGCAGCGGACCTTCGCTCGGGCGGACGTGGCATTGGCCACGTGCGTGGTGTCCCCTGAGTTCTCCTACGAGGACTGGGAGCTGGCCTCAGAGGGGCAGTGA
- a CDS encoding amidohydrolase family protein: MPPTEHPLASPTPCQPLHVWSADLVIPVTAPSVLGGAVAVRDGRIEHVGSRDWVVATLRERGLPFEEVHVSGVLMPGLVNAHTHLQYTSMAGVGAGRYNGFPDWMQAFDLVYDAGGLDFHAAAADGAARLLRAGTTCAADVVTDPEAAGALHDAGLHGVAYWEVMGYSNEAWADGGLDQVRSALAAMPSPPAVGISPHAPYSLEVAPLLELPDLARRHGMRLHIHLGEDQVEARWDDIEAGAALADLWRSGKSESFRKMRDAGVGFSATEFVDQLGVLGPDCHIAHGVYMSAEDRRRLHARSTTVALCPRSNDVIGLAEPPVAAYLKEGNQVAVGTDSLSSSPSLDVLEDTALLFDIARRQGYEGDDLGRRLLHAATLGGAIALGLSTGSHRVGQLQAGALADVVAVDVPVTDIVPTIEHIIREGAGHQILTLVAGKVRWAAPELGLEIHP; this comes from the coding sequence ATGCCTCCCACCGAACACCCTTTGGCCAGCCCCACCCCCTGCCAACCCCTGCACGTGTGGTCCGCCGACCTCGTCATCCCCGTGACGGCCCCCAGCGTCCTCGGCGGCGCCGTTGCCGTGCGAGACGGACGAATCGAACACGTGGGCAGTCGTGACTGGGTGGTGGCCACCCTGCGCGAGCGGGGCCTGCCCTTCGAGGAGGTCCACGTCAGCGGCGTCCTCATGCCCGGCCTGGTCAACGCCCACACCCACCTGCAGTACACGTCCATGGCCGGTGTCGGCGCCGGCAGGTACAACGGGTTCCCCGACTGGATGCAGGCCTTCGACCTCGTCTACGACGCCGGAGGGTTGGACTTCCACGCCGCCGCAGCCGACGGTGCCGCACGCCTGCTACGCGCCGGAACCACCTGCGCCGCCGATGTCGTCACAGATCCCGAAGCCGCCGGCGCCCTGCACGACGCGGGCCTGCACGGGGTCGCCTACTGGGAGGTCATGGGCTACTCCAACGAAGCCTGGGCGGACGGCGGCCTGGACCAGGTGCGCTCCGCCCTGGCCGCCATGCCCAGCCCGCCCGCAGTGGGGATCTCACCCCACGCCCCCTATTCGCTGGAGGTCGCTCCCCTGCTGGAGCTCCCCGACCTGGCGCGCCGCCACGGCATGCGACTGCACATCCACCTGGGCGAGGACCAGGTGGAGGCCAGGTGGGACGACATCGAGGCCGGGGCCGCGCTGGCCGACCTGTGGCGCTCGGGCAAGTCCGAGTCCTTCCGAAAGATGCGCGATGCCGGAGTCGGCTTCTCGGCCACCGAATTCGTCGACCAGCTGGGGGTTCTCGGCCCGGACTGCCACATCGCCCACGGCGTGTACATGAGCGCCGAGGACCGCCGCCGCCTGCACGCACGCTCCACCACAGTGGCCCTGTGCCCGCGCTCCAACGACGTCATCGGACTGGCCGAGCCGCCCGTGGCCGCATACCTCAAAGAAGGCAACCAGGTGGCCGTGGGCACGGACTCCCTGTCCTCCTCCCCCAGCCTGGACGTGCTGGAGGACACCGCGCTGCTCTTCGACATCGCCCGCCGCCAAGGGTACGAGGGCGACGACTTGGGACGGCGCCTCCTCCACGCGGCGACCTTGGGGGGAGCCATCGCCCTGGGGCTGTCCACCGGCTCGCACAGGGTCGGACAACTGCAGGCCGGAGCCTTGGCGGACGTGGTCGCCGTCGACGTGCCCGTCACCGACATCGTGCCCACCATCGAACACATCATTCGCGAGGGCGCCGGACACCAGATCCTGACTCTGGTCGCAGGAAAGGTCCGCTGGGCCGCCCCCGAACTCGGACTGGAGATCCACCCGTGA
- a CDS encoding amino acid ABC transporter ATP-binding protein, which yields MGASASNTVLDVRGVVKAFGHNVVLRGLDLQVHRHEVVVLLGASGSGKSTLLRTANLLERVDDGQIFLSGQDITDPRVDVDKVRARIGVVFQHYNLFPHLTVLDNVTLAARKVHGTGRAQAEKRGMELLERIGLDAKAREYPDRLSGGQQQRVAIVRALATNPELLLLDEITSALDPVLVGEVLDLVTEVARQGSTILMATHEIGFARSAADRVVFLERGRIVEQGPPEQVIGNPQEQATCDFLARVLH from the coding sequence ATGGGCGCCAGTGCATCGAACACGGTCCTGGACGTGCGCGGGGTCGTCAAGGCCTTCGGCCACAACGTGGTCCTGCGGGGCCTGGACCTGCAGGTCCACCGGCACGAGGTCGTCGTCCTGCTGGGGGCCTCCGGTTCCGGCAAGTCGACTCTGCTGCGCACGGCGAATCTGTTGGAGCGCGTGGATGACGGGCAGATCTTCCTGTCCGGCCAGGACATCACCGACCCGCGTGTGGACGTGGACAAGGTGCGCGCCCGCATCGGCGTGGTCTTCCAGCACTACAACCTGTTCCCCCACCTGACGGTGTTGGACAACGTCACCTTGGCTGCCCGCAAGGTCCACGGCACGGGTCGCGCCCAGGCCGAGAAGCGCGGCATGGAGCTGTTGGAGCGCATCGGTTTGGACGCCAAGGCGCGCGAGTACCCGGACCGGCTCTCAGGTGGCCAGCAGCAGCGTGTGGCCATCGTGCGGGCGCTGGCGACCAACCCGGAGCTGCTGCTGCTTGACGAGATCACGTCGGCATTGGACCCGGTGCTGGTCGGTGAGGTCCTGGACCTGGTCACCGAAGTGGCTCGGCAGGGCTCGACGATCCTCATGGCCACCCATGAGATCGGGTTCGCGCGCAGCGCAGCCGACCGCGTGGTGTTCCTGGAGCGGGGACGCATCGTCGAGCAGGGCCCGCCCGAGCAGGTGATCGGCAACCCGCAGGAGCAGGCCACCTGCGACTTCCTGGCCCGAGTCCTCCACTGA
- a CDS encoding peptidylprolyl isomerase has translation METTIHTSKGDIRIELFPEHAPYTVKNFVDLALGQREWTDPASGQKTSRPLYDGVIFHRVIPGFMIQGGDPLGTGTGGPGYTFNDEIHPDLAFDQPYLLAMANASKRMGKGTNGSQFFITVAPTPWLQGNHTIFGRVVDEDSKRVVDAIVSVPTGRNDRPVQDVTISSVDVTE, from the coding sequence ATGGAAACCACCATTCACACCTCCAAGGGCGACATCCGCATCGAATTGTTCCCCGAGCACGCGCCCTACACCGTCAAGAACTTCGTGGACCTGGCTCTCGGTCAGCGCGAGTGGACCGACCCCGCTTCCGGCCAGAAGACCAGCCGCCCCCTGTACGACGGCGTCATCTTCCACCGGGTGATCCCCGGTTTCATGATCCAGGGCGGCGATCCGCTGGGCACCGGAACCGGTGGCCCCGGCTACACCTTCAACGACGAGATCCACCCCGACCTGGCCTTCGACCAGCCGTACCTGTTGGCCATGGCCAACGCCAGCAAGCGCATGGGCAAGGGCACGAACGGGTCGCAGTTCTTCATCACCGTGGCCCCGACCCCGTGGCTGCAGGGCAACCACACCATCTTCGGGCGAGTCGTCGACGAGGACTCCAAGCGTGTCGTGGACGCCATCGTCTCCGTGCCGACCGGCCGCAACGACCGCCCTGTCCAGGACGTGACCATTTCCTCGGTGGATGTGACCGAGTGA
- a CDS encoding amino acid ABC transporter permease: MPLESPSREGDARTGAGACAGVVEQLGDFEHHLSQVEIDRRAWRRARTRRSTGIAVASSLLVGALLVTVIATSPGWEATREAFFNGQYFIESLPAVAEGLLLNIQVLLVSVVFVALGGVLLATARSLRGPVFFPLRFLAAAYTDVFRGMPFIVVLYLVGFGVPALNPTTRIPIGLLGGVALVLTYSSYVGEVLRAGLEAVHPSQRAAARSLGLTHAQTLQHVIVPQAVRKVAPALMNDFISMQKDVGLISTLGAVDAIRAAQIHQASTYNFTAYVVAGLLFIALSWPFIRLSDWWTARLQQREQTGGMV; encoded by the coding sequence ATGCCCCTGGAAAGTCCCTCACGCGAAGGCGACGCCCGCACAGGCGCCGGCGCCTGTGCGGGCGTCGTGGAACAGCTCGGCGATTTCGAGCACCACCTCAGTCAGGTCGAGATCGACAGGCGCGCATGGCGGCGCGCCCGCACCCGACGCTCCACCGGCATTGCCGTGGCCTCGTCCCTGCTGGTGGGGGCACTACTGGTCACAGTGATCGCCACCTCTCCCGGCTGGGAGGCGACCCGCGAGGCCTTCTTCAACGGCCAGTACTTCATCGAGTCCCTGCCCGCCGTGGCCGAGGGTCTGCTGCTCAACATCCAGGTGCTGCTGGTCTCCGTGGTCTTCGTCGCCCTGGGCGGCGTCCTGCTGGCCACCGCCCGGTCGTTGCGCGGGCCCGTCTTCTTCCCGCTGCGTTTCCTGGCCGCCGCCTACACGGACGTCTTCCGCGGCATGCCCTTCATCGTCGTCCTGTACCTGGTGGGCTTCGGCGTGCCCGCGTTGAACCCGACGACGCGCATTCCCATCGGCCTGCTGGGTGGCGTGGCACTGGTGCTCACCTACTCCTCCTACGTGGGCGAGGTCCTGCGCGCCGGCTTGGAGGCAGTGCATCCCTCCCAGCGCGCAGCCGCCAGATCCTTGGGGCTCACCCATGCGCAGACCTTGCAACACGTCATCGTTCCCCAGGCCGTGCGCAAGGTCGCGCCGGCTCTGATGAACGACTTCATCTCCATGCAGAAGGACGTCGGCCTGATCTCGACCCTGGGGGCGGTTGATGCGATCCGCGCCGCCCAGATCCACCAGGCAAGCACCTACAACTTCACGGCCTATGTCGTGGCCGGATTGCTGTTTATCGCGCTGAGCTGGCCCTTCATCCGCCTGTCGGACTGGTGGACTGCCAGGTTGCAGCAGCGCGAACAGACGGGAGGGATGGTCTGA
- a CDS encoding Cof-type HAD-IIB family hydrolase, producing the protein MSSHHANPTPLSQLPTDADIRLVAADMDGTLLDDDKRIPEGLWPLLDELDRRGVVFAPASGRQCWTLLDMFDRVEGEMTVIAENGAIVMRGGTEISSVSMDHQTVAEVVRGVRRARQAGEDCGLVMCGKACAYVERHDEVFIAGVMPYYHRTRKVDDLLGVLEQTRSGQIDDDVIKVAAYCTTPITTTARMALEPFAATHQYAVSGHNWADLQAKGVDKGVALAALQERLGIGPEQTLAFGDFHNDLGLLDHAHWSFAMANAHPQVVAAARYVAPANSEAGVLTVTRHLLGT; encoded by the coding sequence GTGAGCTCACACCACGCGAACCCCACGCCCCTGTCCCAGCTGCCCACCGATGCCGACATCCGTCTGGTCGCCGCCGACATGGACGGCACGCTGTTGGACGACGACAAGCGCATCCCCGAAGGCCTGTGGCCCCTGCTGGACGAACTCGACAGGCGAGGCGTGGTCTTCGCCCCCGCCTCCGGCCGCCAGTGCTGGACGCTGCTGGACATGTTCGACCGGGTCGAGGGCGAGATGACGGTCATCGCCGAGAACGGCGCCATCGTCATGCGCGGTGGGACGGAGATTTCCTCGGTGTCCATGGACCACCAGACAGTGGCCGAGGTGGTGCGTGGCGTGCGCAGGGCGCGTCAGGCCGGCGAGGACTGCGGACTGGTGATGTGCGGCAAGGCCTGCGCCTACGTCGAGAGGCACGACGAGGTCTTCATCGCGGGTGTCATGCCCTACTACCACCGCACGCGAAAGGTCGATGACCTGCTGGGTGTCCTGGAGCAGACGAGGTCGGGGCAGATCGACGACGACGTCATCAAGGTGGCCGCCTACTGCACGACACCGATCACGACCACCGCGCGCATGGCCCTGGAGCCCTTCGCCGCCACCCACCAGTACGCGGTGTCGGGCCACAACTGGGCCGACCTGCAGGCCAAGGGGGTCGACAAGGGCGTGGCGCTGGCCGCCCTGCAAGAGCGCCTGGGCATCGGGCCCGAGCAGACCCTGGCTTTCGGGGACTTCCACAACGACCTGGGCCTGCTCGACCACGCCCACTGGAGTTTCGCCATGGCCAACGCCCACCCGCAGGTGGTTGCGGCGGCGCGGTACGTGGCTCCGGCCAACTCCGAGGCCGGTGTGCTCACCGTGACCAGGCACCTGTTGGGGACGTGA
- a CDS encoding cell division protein CrgA — MPESKKRRKNGEVAHEDTEIHSWTDGIPPSPQWWAPVFLTFLLLGLVWVLVYYISQAQYPIPGLNWWNLVIGLGSMLVGLFMLMRWR; from the coding sequence GTGCCCGAGTCGAAGAAGCGCCGGAAGAACGGCGAGGTTGCCCACGAGGACACCGAGATCCATTCCTGGACCGATGGAATCCCGCCCTCTCCCCAGTGGTGGGCGCCGGTCTTCCTGACCTTCCTGCTGCTCGGACTCGTGTGGGTGCTGGTCTACTACATCTCGCAGGCCCAGTACCCGATCCCCGGGTTGAACTGGTGGAACTTGGTCATCGGACTGGGGTCCATGCTGGTCGGCCTGTTCATGCTCATGCGTTGGCGCTGA
- a CDS encoding DUF881 domain-containing protein, which produces MHGIEGSMDRSDGAAEAPDDALAPAAGDLASEETVPLLPPPEDEDESRPAEEENSPEEADGGEATRPEDEGGAPADEVGAPAIETGLSTQEPEVLEEQAAAASPMETGDADGDLSEAAKALDLPPTQVPAEEPRKEPAQQRPAGPRAPEEQKEPDDSDQAGAPSTAPSDPAPTPLARFSRLRSWLSVFVVTLASGLLFQVSAATTQTGDTDSDLVGLVRQRQEDVASLQSARDDIAAQADALVNATAPGTSHAPVDEAAAALNGPVSGPGVVVTLTDAPPGEIPEGLTANDLVIHQQDIEDVMNALWEGGAEAMTVQGERISSRTVVRCIGNVILVGGTSYAPPYEIAAIGDADTLVATVEANPRVVNYRKYVALYGLGWNMETRDRISMPGTSQDAVLTYAKVVE; this is translated from the coding sequence ATGCACGGAATCGAGGGAAGCATGGACCGCTCCGATGGCGCCGCCGAGGCCCCTGACGACGCGCTGGCGCCTGCCGCCGGCGACCTTGCCTCCGAGGAGACCGTCCCTCTTTTGCCACCGCCCGAGGACGAGGACGAGAGCCGGCCGGCCGAGGAGGAGAACTCGCCGGAGGAAGCCGACGGTGGCGAGGCCACGCGGCCCGAGGACGAGGGCGGCGCGCCCGCGGATGAGGTTGGCGCGCCCGCGATCGAGACCGGACTTTCCACACAGGAACCCGAGGTCCTTGAGGAGCAGGCCGCTGCGGCCTCGCCAATGGAGACCGGTGACGCGGACGGCGACCTCTCGGAGGCTGCGAAGGCCCTGGACCTTCCGCCCACACAGGTGCCGGCGGAAGAACCCCGAAAGGAGCCGGCGCAGCAGCGGCCGGCGGGGCCGCGAGCTCCGGAAGAACAGAAGGAACCGGATGACTCCGACCAGGCCGGCGCCCCATCCACCGCGCCCTCCGACCCCGCGCCCACACCGCTCGCCCGATTCTCGCGCCTGCGCTCCTGGCTGTCCGTCTTCGTCGTCACCTTGGCCTCCGGGCTGCTCTTCCAGGTCTCAGCGGCGACCACCCAGACCGGCGACACCGACTCCGACCTGGTCGGCCTGGTCAGACAGCGGCAGGAAGACGTCGCCTCACTGCAGTCCGCCCGTGACGACATCGCCGCGCAGGCGGACGCCCTCGTCAATGCGACGGCACCAGGAACCTCACACGCCCCCGTCGACGAAGCCGCCGCCGCCCTCAACGGCCCCGTCTCCGGCCCGGGGGTGGTGGTCACCCTGACCGACGCACCCCCCGGCGAGATCCCCGAGGGACTCACCGCCAACGACCTGGTCATCCACCAGCAGGACATCGAAGACGTCATGAACGCCCTGTGGGAAGGCGGCGCCGAAGCGATGACAGTGCAGGGTGAACGGATCTCCTCACGCACCGTGGTGCGATGCATCGGCAATGTCATCCTGGTCGGCGGCACCTCCTACGCCCCGCCCTACGAGATCGCGGCCATCGGCGACGCGGACACGCTGGTCGCCACGGTCGAAGCCAACCCACGTGTGGTGAACTACCGGAAGTATGTGGCACTCTACGGACTGGGTTGGAACATGGAGACCAGAGACAGGATCTCCATGCCCGGTACGTCCCAGGACGCCGTCCTGACGTATGCGAAGGTGGTGGAGTGA